Proteins found in one Scylla paramamosain isolate STU-SP2022 chromosome 44, ASM3559412v1, whole genome shotgun sequence genomic segment:
- the LOC135094147 gene encoding extracellular serine/threonine protein kinase four-jointed-like, giving the protein MVEGLVFRGRGDNMRVEAGALSLPLPSPPLPPRASRLVCLVAATVAFLLGVAVGVTLPLVLSTPPLSFPSHFHHLQQQHQQQQQQQVQGVVEGASIVDEGGRGLPAPLHSWAASVAGDSANATDFLPEGGANTTTTTTTATTTAATTTSTAWAGSERDAPDVDGSAALLVDEVYWGAAVEAALPQGFPDHEVAEWRKFTRRQAVVRLQEGCGRMQNRLVTFENGTRSCCRYRQNHDQIQGEIFSFYLSRLLGLTNVPPSALGVVRAGAWQWSGVGSQLALAQWAEERPVVLTRYVEDLAPAFIPASLRPSRRRLHPLTVEEWDPRDVAALAELAQWSDLIIFDYLTANLDRVVNNLYNMQWNPSMMEAPAHNLARHAPSGLLVFLDNESGLLHGYRLLDKYEAFHASMLQALCVFRRATADRVRQLVARQDVGDRLRKMFRRYEPDLQDFLPPIPDKSIKILNERLQNVHKQISKCEKMYMNT; this is encoded by the coding sequence atggtggaggggCTGGTGTTCCGTGGCCGGGGCGACAACATGAGGGTGGAGGCCGGCGCCCTCAGCCTCCCGCTGCCCTCCCCGCCGCTCCCCCCGCGAGCCTCCCGCCTCGTATGCCTCGTCGCAGCCACCGTCGCCTTCCTGCTGGGCGTGGCCGTCGGCGTCACCCTCCCCCTGGTGCTGTCCACGCCGCCGCTCTCCTTCCCCAGCCACTTCCACCAcctacagcagcagcatcagcagcagcagcagcagcaggtgcagGGCGTGGTGGAGGGCGCCAGCATAGTGGATGAGGGCGGTCGAGGCCTCCCGGCGCCTCTACACTCGTGGGCGGCCTCGGTGGCGGGTGACAGCGCCAACGCCACAGACTTCCTCCCCGAAGGCggcgccaacaccaccaccactaccaccaccgccaccaccaccgccgctaccaccaccagtacggCGTGGGCGGGGTCCGAGCGCGATGCGCCTGACGTGGATGGGTCTGCGGCGCTGCTGGTGGACGAAGTGTACTGGGGCGCTGCCGTGGAGGCCGCTCTGCCGCAAGGCTTCCCGGACCACGAGGTGGCGGAGTGGCGCAAGTTCACGCGGCGGCAGGCGGTGGTGCGCCTGCAGGAGGGCTGCGGCCGCATGCAGAACAGACTGGTCACCTTCGAGAACGGCACGCGGTCCTGCTGCCGCTACCGCCAGAACCACGACCAGATCCAGGGCGAGATCTTCAGCTTCTACCTGAGCCGCCTGCTGGGCCTCACCAACGTGCCGCCCTCGGCCCTGGGCGTGGTGCGGGCGGGGGCGTGGCAGTGGTCGGGCGTGGGCAGCCAGCTGGCCCTGGCGCAGTGGGCGGAGGAGCGGCCAGTGGTGCTGACTCGCTACGTGGAGGACCTGGCGCCAGCCTTCATCCCTGCCTCGCTGCGCCCCTCGCGCCGGCGCCTGCACCCGCTCACCGTGGAGGAGTGGGACCCGCGGGACGTGGCGGCGCTGGCCGAGCTGGCGCAGTGGTCAGACCTCATCATCTTTGACTACCTCACCGCCAACCTGGACCGCGTGGTGAACAACCTGTACAACATGCAGTGGAACCCCAGCATGATGGAGGCGCCCGCGCACAACCTGGCGCGCCACGCCCCCTCGGGCCTGCTGGTCTTCCTGGACAACGAGTCAGGCCTGCTGCATGGCTACCGCCTGCTGGACAAGTATGAGGCCTTCCACGCCTCCATGCTGCAGGCGCTGTGCGTGTTCCGCCGCGCCACCGCAGACCGCGTGCGGCAGCTGGTGGCGCGCCAGGACGTGGGCGATAGGCTGCGGAAGATGTTCCGGCGGTACGAGCCAGACCTGCAGGACTTCCTGCCGCCAATCCCAGACAAGTCCATCAAGATCCTGAACGAGCGCCTGCAGAACGTGCACAAGCAGATCTCCAAGTGTGAGAAGATGTACATGAACACGTGA